One Felis catus isolate Fca126 chromosome D2, F.catus_Fca126_mat1.0, whole genome shotgun sequence DNA window includes the following coding sequences:
- the OPALIN gene encoding opalin isoform X2: MDCGPSLGLAAGIPSLVAAALLVALLFILIRRRSSSKESAEESERPCEISEIYDNPKIAENPRRSPTHEKNITGAEEAHIYVRTVAGSEEPMRDTYRPSVETERRRGLWWLMPRLSLE, from the exons GACTGTGGGCCTTCTCTTGGGTTAGCAGCCGGCATCCCGTCCCTGGTGGCCGCAGCCCTGCTGGTGGCTTTACTGTTTATACTGATTCGCCGAAGAAGCAGCAGCAAGGAGTCCGCCGAG GAAAGTGAGAGGCCATGTGAAATTTCAGAAATCTATGACAATCCCAAGATTGCTGAG AATCCTAGGAGGTCACCCACACATGAGAAGAATATTACGGGAGCAGAAGAAGCCCACATATATGTGAGGACTGTAGCAGGAAGTGAGGAACCCATGCGTGACACTTACCGTCCTAGTGTTGAAACGGAGAGAAGACGGGGATTGTGGTGGCTTATGCCCAGACTGAGTCTGGAATGA